Proteins encoded together in one Anguilla anguilla isolate fAngAng1 chromosome 9, fAngAng1.pri, whole genome shotgun sequence window:
- the LOC118236631 gene encoding diamine acetyltransferase 2-like produces the protein MDFAVRAAKPEDCKAVSRMIMELAVYEKMPDQVKISHKELEQDGFSAVPFFHCFVAEVSEEHKSKEGHTTVGYALYFYTYSTWKGRSVYLEDIYVMPEFRGKGIGKALLSNVAVAAKEQQCVRLQLSALDWNTPSLDFYFTKGAQDLTATEGWHFLRFDGEALDKLAKEAPRN, from the exons ATGGATTTTGCAGTTCGTGCTGCCAAACCAGAAGATTGCAAAGCTGTGTCTAGAATGATTATG GAGTTGGCTGTATATGAGAAAATGCCAGACCAGGTGAAAATTTCACATAAAG AGCTGGAGCAAGATGGGTTTTCAGCAGTCCCCTTCTTTCACTGCTTTGTTGCAGAGGTTTCTGAGGAACACAAGAGCAaagaag gaCATACAACGGTGGGATATGCCTTATACTTTTACACGTACAGCACATGGAAAGGACGATCAGTGTATTTGGAGGACATTTATGTCATGCCAGAATTCAGag GGAAAGGTATTGGAAAGGCGCTACTAAGCAACGTGGCTGTG GCGGCTAAGGAACAGCAGTGCGTGCGGCTGCAGCTGTCAGCGCTGGACTGGAACACTCCGTCCCTGGACTTCTACTTCACCAAGGGGGCCCAGGACTTGACCGCCACTGAGGGCTGGCACTTCCTCCGCTTTGATGGGGAAGCGCTTGACAAACTGGCGAAAGAAGCACCCAGAAATTAA